One genomic segment of Rhizobium viscosum includes these proteins:
- the mdh gene encoding malate dehydrogenase: MARNKIALIGSGMIGGTLAHLAGLKELGDIVLFDIADGIPQGKGLDIAQSSPVEGFDANLTGASDYSAIEGADVCIVTAGVPRKPGMSRDDLLGINLKVMEQVGAGIKKYAPNAFVICITNPLDAMVWALQKFSGLPANKVVGMAGVLDSSRFRLFLAKEFNVSVQDVTAFVLGGHGDTMVPLARYSTVGGIPLTDLVTMGWVTKERLEEIIQRTRDGGAEIVGLLKTGSAYYAPAASAIEMAESYLKDKKRVLPCAAHLTGQYGVKDMYVGVPTVIGAGGVERIIEIDLNKTEKEAFDKSVGAVAGLCEACINIAPALK; encoded by the coding sequence ATGGCGCGTAACAAGATCGCACTCATCGGTTCTGGCATGATTGGTGGCACGCTGGCGCATCTCGCCGGCCTGAAGGAACTGGGCGATATCGTCCTCTTCGACATTGCCGACGGCATTCCCCAGGGCAAGGGCCTCGACATCGCACAGTCCTCACCGGTTGAAGGCTTCGATGCCAACCTGACCGGCGCCAGCGACTATTCCGCGATCGAAGGCGCTGACGTCTGCATCGTCACCGCCGGCGTTCCGCGCAAGCCGGGCATGAGCCGCGACGACCTTCTCGGCATCAACCTGAAGGTCATGGAGCAGGTCGGCGCCGGCATCAAGAAGTATGCCCCGAACGCTTTCGTCATCTGCATCACCAACCCGCTCGACGCCATGGTCTGGGCGCTGCAGAAGTTCTCCGGCCTGCCGGCCAACAAGGTTGTCGGCATGGCCGGCGTTCTCGACTCCTCGCGCTTCCGTCTTTTCCTCGCCAAGGAATTCAACGTTTCCGTTCAGGACGTCACGGCCTTCGTTCTCGGTGGCCACGGCGACACGATGGTGCCGCTCGCCCGTTATTCGACCGTCGGCGGCATCCCGCTGACCGACCTCGTCACCATGGGCTGGGTCACCAAGGAACGCCTCGAAGAAATCATTCAGCGTACCCGTGACGGCGGCGCCGAAATCGTCGGCCTCTTGAAGACCGGTTCGGCCTATTACGCTCCGGCTGCTTCCGCGATCGAAATGGCCGAATCCTACCTCAAGGACAAGAAGCGCGTTCTGCCTTGCGCTGCCCACCTCACGGGTCAGTACGGTGTCAAGGACATGTATGTCGGCGTTCCCACGGTCATCGGTGCCGGCGGCGTCGAGCGCATCATCGAGATCGACCTCAACAAGACCGAGAAGGAAGCCTTCGACAAGTCCGTCGGCGCCGTTGCCGGTCTCTGCGAAGCCTGCATCAACATCGCGCCCGCTCTCAAGTAA
- the sucC gene encoding ADP-forming succinate--CoA ligase subunit beta — protein sequence MNIHEYQAKALLKTYGAPVAQGVAILKVEEAEAAAKSLPGPLYVVKSQIHAGGRGKGKFKELGPDAKGGVRLAKSIDEVVAHAKEMLGNTLVTAQTGEAGKQVNRLYIEDGADIARELYCSLLVDRSVGKVAFVVSTEGGMDIEAVAHDTPEKIHTIAIDPEAGVTAADVAAITKALQLDGAAAEDAKTLFPALYKAFGEKDMALLEVNPLIVMKDGHLRVLDAKMSFDGNALFRHDDVKTLRDETEEDAKEIEASKWDLAYVALDGNIGCMVNGAGLAMATMDIIKLYGKEPANFCDVGGGAGKEKVAAAFKIITADPKVEGILVNIFGGIMKCDVIAEGVIAAVKEVGLKVPLVVRLEGTNVELGKKILNESGLAITAADDLDDAAKKIVAAING from the coding sequence ATGAACATTCATGAATATCAGGCCAAGGCTCTGCTGAAGACCTATGGCGCGCCGGTTGCGCAGGGTGTGGCTATCCTCAAGGTTGAAGAAGCCGAGGCTGCCGCCAAGTCGCTTCCTGGTCCGCTCTACGTGGTCAAGAGCCAGATCCATGCGGGCGGCCGCGGCAAGGGCAAGTTCAAGGAGCTCGGCCCGGATGCCAAGGGCGGTGTCCGTCTCGCCAAGTCGATCGACGAAGTCGTTGCGCATGCCAAGGAAATGCTTGGCAATACGCTGGTAACCGCGCAGACCGGCGAAGCCGGCAAGCAGGTCAATCGCCTCTACATCGAAGACGGTGCCGACATTGCTCGCGAGCTCTATTGCTCGCTCCTGGTCGACCGCTCGGTCGGCAAGGTAGCCTTTGTCGTTTCGACCGAAGGCGGCATGGATATCGAAGCAGTCGCCCACGACACGCCTGAGAAGATCCACACGATCGCCATCGATCCGGAAGCTGGTGTGACGGCTGCCGACGTTGCCGCAATCACCAAGGCACTTCAACTCGATGGTGCAGCCGCCGAAGACGCCAAGACGCTCTTCCCGGCGCTCTACAAGGCTTTCGGCGAGAAGGACATGGCCCTGCTCGAGGTCAACCCGCTGATCGTCATGAAGGATGGCCACCTGCGCGTCCTCGACGCAAAGATGTCTTTCGACGGCAACGCTCTTTTCCGTCACGATGACGTCAAGACGCTGCGCGACGAGACGGAAGAAGACGCCAAGGAAATCGAGGCCTCCAAGTGGGATCTCGCTTACGTAGCGCTCGACGGCAATATCGGCTGCATGGTCAACGGCGCCGGCCTTGCCATGGCGACGATGGACATCATCAAGCTCTACGGCAAGGAGCCGGCAAACTTCTGCGACGTCGGCGGCGGTGCTGGCAAGGAGAAGGTTGCTGCGGCCTTCAAGATCATCACGGCTGACCCCAAGGTCGAAGGCATTCTCGTCAACATCTTCGGCGGCATCATGAAATGCGATGTCATTGCCGAGGGCGTCATTGCCGCGGTCAAGGAAGTCGGTCTCAAGGTTCCGCTCGTCGTTCGCCTCGAAGGCACCAATGTCGAGCTCGGCAAGAAGATCCTGAACGAGTCGGGTCTGGCGATCACGGCGGCTGACGATCTCGACGATGCGGCCAAGAAGATCGTCGCTGCGATCAACGGTTGA
- a CDS encoding DUF1579 family protein, with translation MAFQSTPSAAHLRLDAFSGVWEGEEHVAASAWTKEGKASASLSGEALFGGFFLEQRYCQMRGGEVSFEARNVFGFDSSDQAYKLYQFDSVGFAPPTPASGAWNGDELVLIKTSPRGRQRTAFTFENEDCYRMGVSFSPAGSDTWQEVVSGIYRRASLTSSNLS, from the coding sequence ATGGCTTTCCAGTCCACGCCTAGTGCTGCTCATCTCCGCCTCGATGCCTTCTCCGGTGTCTGGGAAGGGGAAGAGCATGTCGCGGCTTCGGCGTGGACGAAGGAAGGCAAGGCCAGCGCTTCGCTTTCTGGCGAGGCGCTGTTCGGCGGATTTTTCCTCGAGCAGCGTTACTGTCAGATGCGCGGCGGCGAAGTTTCCTTCGAAGCCCGCAATGTTTTCGGTTTCGATAGTTCGGACCAGGCTTACAAGCTCTACCAGTTCGACAGCGTCGGTTTTGCTCCGCCCACCCCGGCTTCCGGCGCGTGGAATGGCGATGAACTCGTGCTGATCAAGACTTCTCCGCGTGGCAGGCAGCGCACCGCGTTCACATTTGAAAATGAAGACTGCTACCGGATGGGCGTCAGCTTTTCGCCTGCAGGCAGCGATACTTGGCAGGAGGTCGTCAGCGGCATCTATCGTCGCGCGTCCCTCACGTCTTCCAACCTCTCCTAG
- the sucD gene encoding succinate--CoA ligase subunit alpha — protein sequence MSILVNKDTKILVQGLTGKTGTFHTEQALAYYGTQMVGGIHPKKGGETWTGSKGESLPIFATVAEGKEKTGADATVIYVPPAGAADAIIEAIDAEIPFITCITEGIPVMDMVRVKARLDRSKSRLLGPNCPGILTPEECKIGIMPGSIFRKGSVGIVSRSGTLTYEAVFQTSNEGLGQTTAVGIGGDPVKGTEFIDVLEMFLADEATTSIIMIGEIGGSAEEDAAQFLKDEAKKGRKKPMAGFIAGRTAPKGRTMGHAGAVVSGGKGDAESKIAAMESAGIKVSPSPARLGKTLVEVLKG from the coding sequence ATGTCTATTCTCGTCAACAAAGACACCAAGATCCTTGTTCAGGGTCTGACCGGCAAAACCGGTACATTCCACACCGAACAGGCGCTTGCTTATTACGGCACGCAGATGGTCGGCGGTATTCACCCGAAGAAGGGCGGCGAAACCTGGACCGGTTCCAAGGGCGAAAGCCTGCCGATCTTCGCTACCGTTGCCGAAGGCAAGGAAAAGACCGGCGCCGACGCGACCGTTATCTATGTTCCGCCGGCAGGTGCTGCCGATGCAATCATCGAGGCGATCGACGCCGAGATCCCGTTCATCACCTGCATCACCGAAGGCATCCCGGTCATGGACATGGTTCGCGTCAAGGCTCGCCTCGACCGCTCCAAGTCGCGCCTGCTCGGACCGAACTGCCCGGGCATCCTGACGCCGGAAGAATGCAAGATCGGCATCATGCCGGGCTCGATCTTCCGCAAGGGTTCGGTTGGTATCGTTTCCCGCTCGGGCACGCTGACCTACGAAGCCGTCTTCCAGACCTCCAACGAAGGTCTCGGCCAGACGACGGCTGTCGGCATCGGGGGTGACCCGGTCAAGGGCACCGAATTCATCGACGTGCTCGAAATGTTCCTGGCCGACGAAGCCACGACCTCGATCATCATGATCGGCGAGATCGGCGGCTCGGCTGAAGAAGACGCAGCGCAGTTCCTCAAGGACGAAGCCAAGAAGGGCCGCAAGAAGCCGATGGCCGGCTTCATCGCTGGCCGTACCGCGCCGAAGGGCCGCACCATGGGCCATGCCGGTGCTGTGGTTTCCGGCGGCAAGGGTGACGCGGAATCGAAGATCGCGGCGATGGAATCGGCAGGCATCAAGGTGTCGCCATCTCCGGCTCGCCTCGGCAAGACGCTGGTTGAAGTCCTCAAGGGCTAA
- a CDS encoding 2-oxoglutarate dehydrogenase E1 component, translating into MARQEANEQFQITSFLDGANAAYIEQLYARYEDDPNSVDDQWRSFFKALEDDPADVKKAAKGASWRKKNWPLQANGDLVSALDGDWGIVEKVIETKVKAKAEAAGQPAGAADVLQATRDSVRAIMMIRAYRMRGHLHAKLDPLGIAAAVEDYHELSPENYGFTAADYDRKIFIDNVLGLEYATLREMIEILERTYCSTLGVEFMHISNPEEKAWIQERIEGPDKGVAFSAEGKKAILAKLVEAEGYEQFLDVKFKGTKRFGLDGGESLIPALEQILKRGGHLGLKEAVFGMAHRGRLNVLSQVMGKPHRAIFHEFKGGSYAPDEVEGSGDVKYHLGASSDREFDGTKVHVSLTANPSHLEIVDPVVMGKARAKQDMSATVWDGDIIPLSERAKVLPLLIHGDAAFAGQGVIAEILGLSGLRGHRVAGTMHVIINNQIGFTTNPAFSRSSPYPSDVAKMIEAPILHVNGDDPEAVVYAAKVATEFRMKFHKPVVLDMFCYRRYGHNEGDEPSFTQPKMYKVIRGHKTVLQLYADRLVREGLLTDGEVEKMKADWRAHLEQEFEAGQHYKPNKADWLDGEWSGLRTADNADEQRRGKTAVPMKTLKDIGRKLSEIPAGFNAHRTIQRFMENRANMVQSGEGLDWAMAEALAFGALVVEGHKIRLSGQDCERGTFSQRHSVLYDQETEERYIPLANLSPTQARYEVINSMLSEEAVLGFEYGYSLARPNALTLWEAQFGDFANGAQVVFDQFISSGERKWLRMSGLVCLLPHGYEGQGPEHSSARLERYLQLCAEDNMQVANVTTPANYFHILRRQLKRDFRKPLILMTPKSLLRHKRAVSTLAEMAGESSFHRLLWDDAEVIKDGPIKLQKDAKIRRVVICTGKVYYDLLEEREKRGIDDIYLLRIEQLYPFPAKALINELSRFRNAEMVWCQEEPKNMGAWSFIDPYLEWVLAHIDAKYQRVRYTGRPAAASPATGLMSKHLSQLAAFLEDALGG; encoded by the coding sequence ATGGCACGGCAAGAAGCCAACGAGCAATTTCAGATCACCTCGTTTCTGGATGGCGCCAATGCTGCCTATATCGAGCAGCTCTACGCCCGTTATGAAGACGATCCAAACTCGGTAGACGACCAGTGGCGGTCCTTCTTCAAGGCGCTGGAAGACGATCCTGCTGATGTGAAGAAGGCGGCGAAGGGCGCTTCCTGGCGCAAGAAGAACTGGCCGCTGCAGGCAAACGGCGATCTCGTCTCAGCGCTCGATGGCGACTGGGGCATCGTCGAAAAGGTCATCGAGACCAAAGTAAAGGCGAAGGCCGAAGCCGCCGGTCAGCCGGCAGGCGCCGCCGACGTGCTGCAGGCGACGCGCGATTCCGTCCGCGCTATCATGATGATCCGTGCCTATCGCATGCGCGGCCACCTGCACGCCAAGCTCGATCCGCTCGGCATTGCTGCCGCGGTCGAAGATTATCACGAGCTTTCGCCCGAAAATTACGGCTTCACGGCTGCCGACTACGATCGCAAGATCTTCATCGATAATGTGCTCGGGCTCGAATATGCGACCCTTCGCGAGATGATCGAGATCCTCGAGCGCACCTATTGCTCGACCCTCGGCGTCGAATTCATGCATATCTCCAATCCGGAAGAAAAGGCATGGATCCAGGAACGCATCGAAGGTCCGGATAAGGGCGTTGCCTTCTCGGCCGAAGGCAAGAAGGCGATCCTCGCCAAGCTTGTCGAAGCCGAAGGTTATGAGCAGTTCCTGGACGTCAAGTTCAAGGGCACCAAGCGCTTCGGCCTTGACGGCGGTGAATCGCTGATCCCGGCGCTCGAACAGATCCTGAAGCGTGGCGGTCACCTCGGCCTCAAGGAAGCCGTTTTCGGCATGGCGCACCGCGGCCGCCTGAACGTGCTTTCCCAGGTCATGGGCAAGCCGCACCGCGCTATTTTCCACGAGTTCAAGGGCGGCTCCTACGCGCCTGACGAAGTCGAAGGTTCGGGCGACGTGAAGTACCATCTGGGTGCTTCCTCCGACCGCGAATTCGACGGCACCAAGGTGCACGTCTCGCTGACGGCAAACCCGTCGCATCTCGAAATCGTCGACCCCGTCGTCATGGGCAAGGCGCGCGCCAAGCAGGACATGAGCGCCACTGTCTGGGACGGCGACATCATTCCGCTGTCCGAACGCGCCAAGGTTCTGCCGCTGCTGATCCACGGCGACGCGGCCTTTGCCGGTCAGGGCGTCATTGCCGAAATCCTCGGTCTTTCCGGTCTGCGTGGCCACCGCGTTGCCGGCACGATGCACGTCATCATCAACAACCAGATCGGCTTCACCACGAACCCGGCCTTCTCGCGCTCGTCGCCCTATCCGTCCGACGTTGCCAAGATGATCGAAGCACCGATCCTGCACGTCAATGGCGACGATCCGGAAGCTGTGGTCTATGCGGCCAAGGTTGCGACCGAATTCCGCATGAAGTTCCACAAGCCTGTCGTGCTCGACATGTTCTGCTATCGCCGCTACGGCCACAATGAAGGCGATGAGCCATCCTTCACGCAGCCGAAGATGTACAAGGTCATCCGTGGCCACAAGACGGTACTGCAGCTCTATGCGGACCGCCTCGTCCGCGAAGGCCTGCTGACCGACGGCGAAGTCGAAAAGATGAAGGCCGACTGGCGCGCCCATCTCGAGCAGGAGTTCGAAGCCGGCCAGCACTACAAGCCGAACAAGGCCGACTGGCTGGACGGCGAATGGTCCGGCCTGCGCACGGCTGACAATGCAGACGAACAGCGCCGCGGCAAGACCGCTGTGCCGATGAAGACGCTCAAGGATATCGGCCGCAAGCTGTCGGAGATTCCGGCGGGCTTCAACGCGCATCGCACGATCCAGCGTTTCATGGAAAACCGCGCCAACATGGTCCAGAGCGGCGAAGGCCTCGACTGGGCGATGGCGGAAGCGCTTGCTTTCGGTGCGCTTGTCGTCGAGGGCCACAAGATCCGTCTGTCCGGTCAGGATTGCGAACGCGGCACCTTCTCGCAGCGTCATTCGGTTCTCTATGATCAGGAAACCGAAGAGCGCTACATCCCGCTCGCAAACCTGTCGCCGACGCAAGCTCGATACGAAGTCATCAACTCGATGCTTTCGGAAGAAGCCGTTCTCGGCTTCGAATACGGCTATTCGCTGGCTCGCCCGAATGCGCTGACGCTCTGGGAAGCCCAATTCGGCGACTTCGCAAACGGTGCGCAGGTCGTTTTCGACCAGTTCATCTCGTCTGGCGAACGCAAGTGGCTGCGCATGTCTGGCCTCGTCTGCCTGCTGCCGCACGGCTATGAAGGCCAGGGTCCGGAACACTCGTCCGCCCGTCTGGAGCGTTATCTCCAGCTCTGCGCTGAGGATAACATGCAGGTCGCCAACGTTACGACGCCGGCGAACTACTTCCACATCCTGCGCCGCCAGCTGAAGCGCGATTTCCGCAAGCCGCTGATCCTGATGACGCCGAAGTCGCTGCTGCGCCACAAGCGTGCTGTCTCGACGCTTGCCGAAATGGCCGGCGAATCCTCCTTCCATCGTCTCCTGTGGGACGATGCCGAGGTCATCAAGGACGGTCCGATCAAGCTGCAGAAGGATGCCAAGATCCGTCGCGTCGTCATCTGCACCGGCAAGGTCTATTACGACCTGCTGGAAGAGCGCGAAAAGCGCGGCATCGACGACATCTATCTGCTGCGTATCGAACAGCTCTATCCGTTCCCGGCCAAGGCGCTCATCAACGAGCTGTCCCGCTTCCGGAACGCCGAGATGGTCTGGTGCCAGGAAGAGCCGAAAAACATGGGCGCCTGGTCGTTCATCGACCCGTATCTGGAATGGGTGCTTGCCCATATCGACGCGAAGTATCAGCGCGTTCGCTACACGGGTCGCCCGGCCGCCGCTTCGCCGGCAACGGGCCTGATGTCCAAGCATCTGTCGCAGCTCGCCGCGTTCCTCGAGGATGCGCTGGGCGGCTAA
- a CDS encoding YciI family protein: protein MAYFFMRLVPPRPTFPHDGTGEEMAAMKRHAEYWHQKALAGSAIAVGPVLEAGGSFGIAIVEVTDQAAAKALADADPIITSGFGFRFDVSPMPSIILRPQAGTAI from the coding sequence ATGGCATATTTCTTCATGAGACTTGTGCCGCCGCGCCCCACGTTCCCGCATGACGGGACCGGGGAGGAAATGGCGGCGATGAAGCGCCATGCCGAATACTGGCACCAGAAGGCCCTGGCGGGATCGGCGATTGCCGTCGGTCCCGTTTTAGAGGCTGGAGGGTCTTTCGGCATCGCCATTGTCGAGGTCACGGATCAGGCGGCAGCCAAAGCGCTTGCCGATGCGGACCCGATCATCACTTCCGGTTTCGGTTTCCGTTTCGATGTCTCGCCGATGCCCTCAATCATTCTCCGGCCGCAGGCCGGGACCGCCATCTAA
- the odhB gene encoding 2-oxoglutarate dehydrogenase complex dihydrolipoyllysine-residue succinyltransferase, producing the protein MATEIRVPTLGESVSEATVGTWFKKVGDAVKADEPILELETDKVTIEVPAPTSGTLSEIVAQAGETVGLGALLGQIAEGAAAAAAPVAAAPAAAPAPTPAAPVAAAAAPAASVSSMPPAPAAAKMLAENNLSADQVDGSGKRGQVLKGDVIAAVAKAAAAPAAAPAAPAAPRGPSTVEDAGREERVKMTRLRQTIAKRLKDAQNTAAMLTTYNEVDMKAVMDLRNKYKDVFEKKHGVKLGFMGFFTKAVTHALKELPAVNAEIDGTDIIYKNYCHVGMAVGTDKGLVVPVIRDADQMSIAEIEKELGRLAKAARDGSLSMAEMQGGTFTITNGGVYGSLMSSPILNAPQSGILGMHKIQERPVAIGGQVVIRPMMYLALSYDHRIVDGKEAVTFLVRVKESLEDPERLVLDL; encoded by the coding sequence ATGGCCACAGAAATCCGCGTTCCAACACTCGGTGAATCCGTCAGCGAGGCAACCGTCGGCACCTGGTTCAAGAAGGTCGGCGACGCCGTGAAGGCCGACGAGCCCATTCTCGAGCTTGAAACCGACAAGGTGACCATCGAAGTTCCGGCGCCGACATCCGGCACGCTTTCGGAAATCGTCGCCCAGGCTGGCGAGACGGTTGGTCTCGGTGCGCTCCTCGGCCAGATCGCCGAAGGTGCTGCTGCCGCAGCTGCTCCAGTTGCCGCAGCTCCGGCTGCAGCACCGGCTCCGACGCCAGCTGCTCCGGTTGCTGCCGCTGCCGCTCCAGCCGCCTCCGTATCCTCCATGCCGCCGGCTCCGGCTGCCGCAAAGATGCTCGCAGAAAACAATCTCTCCGCCGATCAGGTCGATGGTAGCGGCAAGCGCGGCCAGGTGCTGAAGGGTGACGTCATCGCCGCTGTCGCCAAGGCTGCAGCAGCTCCAGCCGCTGCACCGGCAGCGCCTGCTGCACCGCGTGGTCCTTCGACGGTAGAAGATGCCGGCCGCGAAGAGCGCGTGAAGATGACGCGCCTGCGCCAGACGATCGCCAAGCGTCTCAAGGATGCACAGAACACGGCTGCCATGCTCACCACCTACAACGAGGTGGACATGAAGGCCGTCATGGACCTGCGCAACAAGTACAAGGATGTCTTCGAGAAGAAGCATGGCGTGAAGCTCGGCTTCATGGGCTTCTTCACCAAGGCGGTCACGCATGCCCTCAAGGAACTGCCGGCCGTCAACGCCGAGATCGACGGTACCGACATCATCTACAAGAACTACTGCCATGTCGGCATGGCCGTCGGCACTGACAAGGGTCTGGTCGTCCCCGTCATCCGCGATGCCGACCAGATGTCGATCGCCGAAATCGAGAAGGAACTCGGCCGTCTCGCCAAGGCGGCCCGTGACGGCTCGCTCTCCATGGCAGAGATGCAAGGCGGCACCTTCACCATCACCAATGGTGGTGTCTACGGCTCGCTGATGTCTTCGCCGATCCTCAATGCGCCGCAGTCCGGCATTCTCGGCATGCACAAGATCCAGGAGCGTCCGGTCGCCATCGGCGGCCAGGTTGTCATCCGCCCGATGATGTATCTGGCGCTCTCCTACGATCACCGCATCGTCGACGGCAAGGAAGCCGTGACCTTCCTCGTGCGCGTCAAGGAAAGCCTGGAAGATCCGGAACGTCTGGTTCTGGACCTCTAA
- a CDS encoding DUF4241 domain-containing protein produces MRDRIMRAAGAVFCATVAFIPVSALAFDVNKASSNFDLVSLSDAELSARSIKTVDMGNVELTSGHIVAADPLAQPDRPAFAKAVPAGDYPVRLYEAFGHVAAASMRFGEGKPDHWELATVPGQDIVTLKDDEIFGCPVDAGLGSYMDADTLNLIGEREQQVQAQKPDSDVNYYDDVLARELDANKGVYALHRPMAGKKGNVAIFWSGSGDGFYPVFWGMDKDEHPLVLLTDFQVIENADGRRKPNLQ; encoded by the coding sequence ATGCGAGACCGGATCATGCGAGCGGCGGGCGCAGTTTTCTGCGCCACGGTTGCCTTCATTCCGGTCTCGGCTCTCGCTTTCGACGTGAACAAGGCGAGCAGCAATTTCGACCTTGTGTCGCTCAGCGATGCGGAGCTTTCCGCACGCTCCATCAAGACGGTCGATATGGGCAATGTCGAGCTCACCTCGGGTCATATCGTTGCCGCCGATCCGCTGGCGCAGCCGGACCGGCCGGCCTTCGCAAAAGCGGTTCCTGCCGGCGACTATCCGGTGCGGCTCTATGAGGCTTTCGGTCATGTTGCCGCTGCCAGCATGCGTTTCGGCGAGGGCAAGCCGGATCACTGGGAGCTTGCGACCGTTCCGGGTCAGGATATCGTGACGCTCAAGGATGACGAGATCTTCGGTTGTCCGGTCGATGCCGGCCTCGGCAGCTACATGGATGCCGATACGCTCAATCTGATTGGGGAGCGCGAGCAGCAGGTGCAGGCGCAGAAGCCCGATTCCGACGTGAATTACTATGACGACGTGCTCGCTCGGGAGCTTGATGCCAACAAGGGTGTCTATGCCCTGCACCGGCCAATGGCCGGCAAGAAGGGTAATGTCGCGATCTTCTGGAGCGGCTCGGGCGACGGCTTCTATCCAGTGTTCTGGGGCATGGACAAGGACGAGCATCCACTGGTGCTGCTGACGGATTTCCAGGTCATCGAAAACGCCGACGGGCGCAGAAAGCCGAACTTGCAATGA
- a CDS encoding SDR family oxidoreductase, translating into MTDGPVLLVTGGSRGIGAAACLVAARHGWRVAVNYALNEAAANAVVSEIKKAGGDAIAIKGDVGNSADIVSMFEAVDKHFGRLDGLVNNAGIVDNTARVDEMSADRLERMMRINVTGSILCAGEAVRRMSSRHGGHGGVIVNISSMAAVIGGSTQYVDYAASKAAIDTFTIGLSREVAAEGIRVNAIRPGIIETDIHASGGQPDRPKEMASSIPMKRAGQAEEVADAIVYLLSPSASYITGAILNVSGGR; encoded by the coding sequence ATGACTGATGGTCCCGTTCTGCTCGTGACCGGCGGCAGCCGCGGCATTGGTGCTGCCGCTTGCTTGGTTGCCGCCCGCCATGGCTGGCGCGTTGCGGTGAACTACGCCTTGAACGAGGCTGCGGCAAATGCCGTCGTTTCCGAGATCAAGAAGGCTGGCGGCGATGCGATCGCCATCAAGGGCGATGTCGGCAATAGCGCCGATATCGTCTCGATGTTCGAGGCGGTCGACAAGCATTTTGGGCGGTTGGACGGGCTGGTGAACAATGCCGGTATTGTCGATAACACCGCGCGCGTTGATGAAATGTCGGCCGATCGTCTCGAACGGATGATGCGGATCAACGTGACTGGTTCCATCCTTTGCGCCGGCGAGGCGGTGCGGCGCATGTCCTCCAGGCATGGCGGGCATGGCGGCGTGATCGTCAATATCTCTTCCATGGCGGCTGTCATCGGCGGATCGACACAGTATGTCGACTATGCCGCCTCCAAGGCAGCCATCGATACCTTCACGATCGGGCTTTCCAGGGAAGTCGCGGCCGAAGGCATTAGAGTGAATGCGATCCGCCCCGGCATCATCGAGACGGATATCCATGCTTCCGGCGGGCAGCCCGACAGACCAAAAGAAATGGCTTCATCGATCCCGATGAAGCGAGCCGGACAGGCGGAGGAGGTGGCCGATGCAATCGTTTACCTGCTCTCACCTTCGGCATCCTACATAACAGGCGCGATCCTCAATGTGAGCGGCGGGCGCTAG